Proteins from one Arthrobacter sp. DNA4 genomic window:
- the rpsT gene encoding 30S ribosomal protein S20, giving the protein MANIKSQKKRILTNEKARLRNNAVKSELKTAIRAVNTAVESADKEAATTALVSASRKLDKAVSKGVLHKNNAANRKSAISKKVNAL; this is encoded by the coding sequence GTGGCGAATATCAAGTCCCAGAAGAAGCGCATCCTGACCAACGAGAAGGCCCGCCTGCGCAACAACGCAGTCAAGTCTGAGCTGAAGACGGCCATCCGCGCCGTCAACACCGCTGTTGAGTCCGCTGACAAGGAAGCTGCTACTACTGCGCTCGTTTCTGCCAGCCGTAAGCTGGACAAGGCTGTCAGCAAGGGTGTTCTGCACAAGAACAACGCAGCGAACCGTAAGTCGGCGATCTCCAAGAAGGTCAACGCACTCTAA
- the lepA gene encoding translation elongation factor 4 has product MSPMARTAPVPAATDPAIIRNFCIIAHIDHGKSTLADRMLQSTGVVQARDMKAQYLDRMDIERERGITIKSQAVRMPWEVDGVSYALNMIDTPGHVDFTYEVSRSLAACEGAILLVDAAQGIEAQTLANLYLAMENNLAIIPVLNKIDLPAAQPEKYAAELASLIGGDPEDVLRVSGKTGVGVEALLDKIVRDLPAPKGDPDAPARAMIFDSVYDTYRGVVTYVRVVDGMLHPRERIQMMSTRASHELLEIGVSSPEPTPSKGLGVGEVGYLITGVKDVRQSKVGDTVTNLAKPAAESLPGYADAKPMVFSGLYPLDGADYPVLRDALEKLMLNDAALVYEPETSAALGFGFRVGFLGLLHLEITRERLEREYNLDLISTAPNVEYEVTLEDKKVVRVTNPSEYPTGKIAEVREPMVSATILAPNEFVGAIMELCQSRRGVMGGMDYLSEDRVEIRYRLPLAEIVFDFFDILKSKTRGYGSLDWKADGEQVADLVKVDIMLQGEQVDAFSAITHRDKAYAYGVMMTGKLRELIPRQQFEVPIQAAIGSRIIARESIRAIRKDVLAKCYGGDISRKRKLLEKQKEGKKRMKMVGTVEVPQEAFIAALTTDESKDKAKKK; this is encoded by the coding sequence GTGTCTCCCATGGCCCGCACCGCACCGGTGCCCGCCGCGACAGATCCGGCAATTATTCGGAACTTTTGCATCATCGCGCATATCGACCACGGCAAGTCCACCCTGGCTGACCGTATGCTGCAGTCCACCGGGGTGGTCCAGGCGCGCGACATGAAGGCCCAGTACCTGGACCGGATGGACATCGAGCGCGAACGCGGCATCACCATCAAGTCCCAGGCCGTCCGCATGCCGTGGGAGGTGGACGGTGTCAGTTACGCGCTGAACATGATCGACACCCCGGGACACGTGGACTTCACCTACGAGGTCTCCAGGTCACTGGCGGCTTGCGAGGGCGCAATCCTGCTGGTGGACGCAGCCCAGGGCATTGAGGCCCAGACGCTCGCGAACCTGTACCTGGCCATGGAAAACAACCTCGCCATCATCCCGGTCCTGAACAAGATCGACCTGCCGGCGGCGCAGCCTGAAAAGTACGCAGCCGAGCTGGCCAGCCTGATCGGCGGCGATCCTGAGGATGTCCTGCGGGTGTCCGGCAAAACCGGCGTTGGCGTGGAAGCCCTCCTGGACAAGATCGTCCGCGACCTGCCGGCGCCGAAGGGCGACCCCGATGCGCCGGCCCGTGCCATGATCTTCGACTCGGTCTACGACACCTACCGCGGCGTGGTCACCTACGTGCGCGTGGTGGACGGGATGCTCCACCCGCGTGAACGCATCCAGATGATGTCCACCAGGGCCTCGCACGAACTCCTGGAAATCGGCGTCAGCTCCCCGGAACCCACACCCTCCAAGGGCTTGGGCGTTGGCGAAGTGGGCTACCTGATCACCGGTGTGAAAGACGTCCGCCAGTCCAAGGTCGGCGATACCGTCACCAACCTGGCCAAGCCGGCCGCCGAGTCGCTGCCCGGCTACGCCGATGCCAAACCCATGGTGTTCTCCGGCCTGTACCCCCTGGACGGAGCCGACTACCCGGTACTGCGCGACGCCCTCGAAAAGCTCATGCTCAACGACGCCGCGCTGGTGTACGAACCGGAGACCTCTGCTGCGCTGGGCTTCGGCTTCCGTGTGGGCTTCCTGGGCCTGCTGCACCTTGAGATCACCCGCGAACGCCTGGAGCGCGAATACAACCTTGACCTGATCTCCACGGCACCCAACGTGGAATACGAGGTGACCCTGGAGGACAAGAAGGTGGTCCGCGTGACCAACCCCAGCGAATACCCCACGGGCAAGATCGCCGAGGTGCGCGAACCGATGGTCTCCGCGACCATCCTCGCCCCCAACGAGTTCGTCGGCGCCATCATGGAGCTGTGCCAGTCACGCCGAGGCGTGATGGGCGGCATGGACTACCTCTCCGAGGACCGGGTGGAAATCCGTTACCGGCTGCCGCTGGCGGAAATCGTCTTCGACTTCTTCGACATCCTGAAGTCAAAAACGCGTGGCTACGGCTCCCTGGACTGGAAGGCCGACGGCGAGCAGGTTGCCGACCTCGTGAAGGTCGACATCATGCTCCAGGGCGAACAAGTGGACGCCTTCAGTGCCATCACCCACCGGGACAAGGCCTACGCCTACGGCGTGATGATGACCGGAAAGCTCCGCGAACTCATCCCGCGGCAGCAGTTCGAGGTGCCCATCCAGGCGGCCATCGGCTCCAGGATCATCGCCCGCGAAAGCATCCGGGCCATCCGCAAGGACGTGCTTGCCAAGTGCTACGGCGGTGACATCTCACGAAAGCGCAAGCTGCTGGAGAAGCAAAAAGAAGGCAAGAAGCGCATGAAAATGGTGGGAACGGTGGAGGTTCCGCAGGAAGCGTTCATCGCCGCCCTCACCACCGACGAATCAAAGGACAAGGCCAAGAAGAAGTGA
- a CDS encoding type II toxin-antitoxin system PemK/MazF family toxin, producing MAIDLRSLGNAVRRGLRMLQKRPVAPRPVQDQRPGGNRRAAGEGVPAEAAAYPGDYRGRASVRYAPQPDGDPDPGEVVWAWVPYEEDHGKGKDRPVLLVGHNGPFLLGLMLTSKDRVPAGTSSADYVDLGSGGWDNQGRASEVRLDRILQIRPDSIRREGAVLDKARFEQVASGLRRRHGWA from the coding sequence ATGGCCATTGATCTCCGCTCCCTGGGAAACGCCGTCCGCCGCGGCCTGCGTATGCTGCAGAAACGGCCCGTGGCCCCACGGCCGGTCCAGGACCAGCGCCCGGGCGGCAATCGGCGCGCCGCCGGCGAAGGTGTCCCTGCCGAAGCGGCGGCCTATCCCGGCGATTACCGCGGCCGCGCCTCCGTCCGTTACGCCCCGCAGCCCGACGGCGATCCCGATCCGGGCGAGGTGGTGTGGGCCTGGGTGCCCTATGAGGAGGATCACGGCAAGGGGAAGGACCGGCCGGTGCTGCTGGTGGGGCACAACGGCCCTTTCCTCCTGGGGCTGATGCTGACCAGCAAGGACAGGGTTCCTGCCGGGACGTCGTCCGCGGACTACGTGGATCTCGGCTCCGGGGGTTGGGACAACCAGGGCAGGGCAAGTGAGGTGCGGCTGGACCGTATCCTGCAGATCCGTCCGGACAGCATCCGGCGCGAAGGCGCGGTATTGGACAAGGCGCGCTTTGAACAGGTGGCGTCCGGGCTTCGGCGGCGACACGGCTGGGCCTGA